The window TGTGGTAAAACAGTATTTGGAATGACTTCCCAGCCTTGGGTTTGGACAAATTCGTCCATCTTAAGTCGTCGACGATCGTAGTTGTAGAAAATATAGTTGGAATTCATTGCTCGTAACTCGTAAATGAATATGAAAGAGATAGAGAGTGAACGAGGAACGAAATATAAAGTTATGAAGAGTATGTAACCATTGCTCATGCTCGTCGTTCCACCATTTCTCGCCGCCTCACAATGGAGAGCTCCGCTCGCCAAGAGCCACCTTATGTTGTCGATGCTCTAAGGTAgcacttttttttctataaatatatactccctctgtccacgaTTAAATGTCAATATTTCACcagcacagattttaagaaattgtttaattgtATAAAGTAAGATGagtgaaaaagttaatggaatgtgacatctacttttatatattgattttataataaaatgtaagcgAATGAGTTAATGGTTGTTATGGtccattttccaaaaatattataaaagtcAAATGGGTTATTTATTGGAGAACGTAtgataatagaaaaataggaCATTTAATGACAGACGGACGGAGTATAAAAAGGAGTGGAAGCCCATTGGCCCAATCGCTTAACTCCATTCTTCTTCATTCCCTCTCTTAAATATCCAGATTTAAATATCAGCGGTAATTCCCTCGCTCCATCAAATTCTTCAAGCTAACTAATGGAAAACTCATCAATAGAGTTGGATCCATCTCTCAAACTTGCTATAGCAATGGCCCTAGCTCATTCCCGGCGCCGACAGGGACTTCTTCCCTCCGCCACTACTACATCTTCTCACCACGACGATTCTCGAGCGAAATCCGGTGACAATTCCGAGGCTGATGCGatcaaatggaaaaataaggtTTCGTACTCTCACATGTCTCTTGTTTATCGTGCTCGTGTGCATCAGCTGAAttgatttagatttatttttggaatttggacATTTTAGGCCAAACAGAGGAAAGGAGAAATTCTTAAGCTGAAAGAAGATCTGAAGATTGCGGAAGGCGAGTTCCATTTCCTCTTGATTCTCCGTTAATTctgcataatatttttaaaattaactagCATACCTTACTTCTACATGTTCGTGTTAATGTGAAAATCTGTATGAAGTCATATAACAGGATTCATCTCCTCGGATTTGAGCTAACTCTTGCTGGTTTTTTCTCATGTTATTTGCTGATTTTTCACATCAGAAGGGATGCAACATGATCTATTTCCCCAAAACATTTCGTGCAAATGCTATTTCTATGATAACTTGGGGCAGCTAAGTCCTAGTCACGGATCCTACCAGGACAGAATTAATGATGTGTTTCACCGTCGATTTCTCAGACAAGGTACTCTTAAGTTCTAGATCGTTCAGTTTCACAGGTCTCCTTCTTTTTTAACATTCAATGATCTTGGTTAATCACAGTGAGATTAGctgagaggaagaagagaagacaTAATGGCTTGTTGCTGCAATCTTATATATCAGGTAAAGCTGCATTACGGTTCGAAAAGTCTATGAAAGAATAagattttgtgtttttatagTGTCAGGATAAATGATTGTTCAGTTTCCAGCTTTTCTGATGGCAGTTGCATGAtgttttttctgttttgtgaGATGAACTCTAGCAAGAGGAGCATATGCACGCGACTTCATAAGTATGCACAGAAATTAACAAGATTTTGTTAAGTATGTGAAGATTTCATGGTTTCATGCATGTTGTTTATTACCTGTTGCTTTCTTCCTTGTAAAAATTGGAGTCCAAGAGGCAAGAGTTATAAAATAAAGGGAGATTAAACCAATGAGAGACGTTCCTATTGCCACTTCATTGCTTCATAGCTGCTATTGGTATATAATGCTTCTTATTGGTCACAGACAGGGCTGTTGAAAATGAATTGGAGCAATTGAAAGCTTCAGTTGATTTTCTCGTGGAGCTTTGTGAGACTTCCTCTGCTACCGGAGTGCGTGGGACAACCTTGATCACAATTTATTAAGTGCTTGATCACAATTTATTAAGTTCGTGAACTCATAATTTTTGCAGGCAGAGGAatctaatttcaaaaattggtCGCACCAGGCTGCTGACTTTATTCTTGGTATGCCAAATCAAGATGAATCTCAATTCTGCTGCTGTAAAGTttataacatattttttataaatgcaaaTTAGGCGACCAGTCATTTAACCTTggtttattaattaataaccaTGGTTGAAATCTCATCAGAATATTGCTTTCGGTGTCGATGTGTTGGAAAAATCATAAAGGATAATATTTGGCATGTGAACTGCTGCTTAATAAACACTAGTACGATTTTGTATTGAAACAACCTTCTGATCATCCCTTAGTTATTTTGAATGACTACacttctcattttcttttgatcCTGTAGCAGTACCAACTCAAAATATCCTTTACTAATGAGTTTATCTTCTCATGGTaggaaattcattttttacagTATACTAACTTAACTTACTAGATGATTTCTTGAAGCTGCATTGAAGGATTTGTCACTTGGTGAAAAGTTGGATGAAACCACGAAAAGCATTGTGAGTTGTTTGATCATGCGGCTGATGCAAATGATGTGTAAGGGATCACAAAATGATGGTAAGCTGTTGGTTGATCATGgtaatattgaattatttctgCTCACCATCCTTAGCATCATTTCAgttttatcaaattatcttGATGAATTTTTACTTTACCTTTCCAGAATCAGTTCCC is drawn from Salvia hispanica cultivar TCC Black 2014 chromosome 6, UniMelb_Shisp_WGS_1.0, whole genome shotgun sequence and contains these coding sequences:
- the LOC125193659 gene encoding protein MULTIPOLAR SPINDLE 1 isoform X1; this encodes MENSSIELDPSLKLAIAMALAHSRRRQGLLPSATTTSSHHDDSRAKSGDNSEADAIKWKNKAKQRKGEILKLKEDLKIAEEGMQHDLFPQNISCKCYFYDNLGQLSPSHGSYQDRINDVFHRRFLRQVRLAERKKRRHNGLLLQSYISDRAVENELEQLKASVDFLVELCETSSATGAEESNFKNWSHQAADFILAALKDLSLGEKLDETTKSIVSCLIMRLMQMMCKGSQNDESVPYSFRIYIQHLMRKLGSDPYIGQHIVLAVSQRISMAAETLLFMDPFDNAFPKMHSSIYLLIQLIEFLISDYLLSWSIRRDLDSKLLEDWVISVFRAGKALELLENRNAVYILYMDRVTGELTRLLGRDPFPQMLKPDTLGEQRGIAAAAEVEEDGCCKQEEGPRHPPTWWRPWKFLVSR
- the LOC125193659 gene encoding protein MULTIPOLAR SPINDLE 1 isoform X2 gives rise to the protein MENSSIELDPSLKLAIAMALAHSRRRQGLLPSATTTSSHHDDSRAKSGDNSEADAIKWKNKAKQRKGEILKLKEDLKIAEEGMQHDLFPQNISCKCYFYDNLGQLSPSHGSYQDRINDVFHRRFLRQVRLAERKKRRHNGLLLQSYISDRAVENELEQLKASVDFLVELCETSSATGAEESNFKNWSHQAADFILAALKDLSLGEKLDETTKSIVSCLIMRLMQMMCKGSQNDESVPYSFRIYIQHLMRKLGSDPYIGQHIVLAVSQRISMAAETLLFMDPFDNAFPKMHSSIYLLIQLIEFLISDYLLSWSIRRDLDSKLLEDWVISVFRAGKALELLENRNAVYILYMDRVTGELTRLLGRDPFPQMLKPDTLGILFG